A window from Felis catus isolate Fca126 chromosome B1, F.catus_Fca126_mat1.0, whole genome shotgun sequence encodes these proteins:
- the MTHFD2L gene encoding probable bifunctional methylenetetrahydrofolate dehydrogenase/cyclohydrolase 2 isoform X3, with translation MAVPARGFSLLRRRLGRVLMLCGSVVLPLRAPGAAGCASRGFRSSGVRTSREKRFHLPEVATVCLPTCPHPQSSFLKYIATYWLSSSS, from the exons ATGGCAGTGCCGGCCCGCGGCTTTTCCCTGCTCCGCCGTCGCCTGGGCCGCGTGTTGATGCTCTGCGGGAGCGTGGTGCTGCCCCTGCGGGCGCCGGGAGCAGCCGGCTGCGCGTCCCGGGGTTTTCGGAGCAGCGGCGTGAG gaCCAGCAGAGAGAAGAGATTCCATCTTCCAGAGGTCGCCACTGTCTGCCTCCCCACTTGTCCCCATCCTCagtcatcttttttaaaatatatagctaCTTATTGGTTGTCTAGTTCTTCGTAG